Below is a window of Staphylococcus succinus DNA.
CCTTTTCCAAATGAAAGTAAAAGTTTAATACACAGAGAAGCTGTTGCTGCTGGTGTAGATTTATCATTTGCTGTTGTGAGTGTATTGGTTATTATTGGGTTTATTTTAGCTTTCTTTATTAAAGAAAAAGAGGAGAATCCATCCATAAATACACGTGAGGTATAGTTATTATTAAGAAGTTAGTTCGATATAAGCTCAATACTGAGATAATATTGAGCTAACTTCTTTTTTATTATACAAATTCAATTTATACTTAATATTAACTATTTAAAGCAAACATAGATTTTGTTTGTTAGAATATATATCATAATTGTTTTAATTTTAAGGGGGACGCTTTGTGTTAACGATAGAGGAAGTTAAAGCACTTATTGGTGAAGTAAAAGATCCAATAATAGATGTACCATTGAAGGAAACAGATGGAATAGTAGATGTTACTATTAAAGAAGAAATTGAGCACGTAAGTGTTAAAGTCGCTATGGCTCAATTAGGTGGACAGCCACAATTAAATTTACAAATGGCTATCGTAGAGGTATTAAAAGAAAATGGTGCAAACACTGTAGGAATTAGATTTGAAGAATTGCCAGCTGAAAAGGTTGAAGCTTATAGGGGCTCAAGCGATGATCAACCGCAAACTATCGAAGGTTTATTGTCCAAAGATAATCCTGTTGAATTTATAGCGATTGCGTCTGGTAAAGGTGGCGTCGGTAAATCAACTGTCGCAGTTAACTTAGCAGTATCATTAGCTAGAGAAGGTAAAAAAGTTGGTTTAGTAGATGCAGATATTTATGGCTTTAGTGTTCCAGATATGATGGGTATTGATGAAAAGCCAGGTGTTCAAGGCAAAGAAATCATACCTGTAGAACGCTATGGTGTAAAAGTGATTTCAATGGCATTCTTTGTTGAAGAGAATGCGCCAGTAATATGGAGAGGGCCAATGTTGGGTAAAATGCTCACTAACTTTTTCACTGAAGTAAAATGGGGAGAATTAGATTATTTGATTTTAGATTTACCTCCAGGCACGGGGGATGTTGCGCTAGATGTACATACAATGTTGCCTTCAAGTAAAGAGATTATTGTAACAACACCACATCCTACAGCAGCATTTGTAGCAGCAAGAGCTGGTGCAATGGCTAAACATACAGAACATTCTATTTTAGGTGTGATTGAAAATATGTCTTATTTCCAAAGTAAAGAAACAGGGAATAAGGAATACGTTTTTGGAACAGGTGGCGGAGAAAAATTAGCAGAAGAACTACAAACAGACGTGTTAGGTCATCTACCATTAGAGCAACCATCATGGAATCCTAAAGATTTTGCACCTTCAATTTATCAAGCTGACGATAGACTTGGTGAAATATATCAATCTATGGCACAAAAGATCATAGATAAGACTACAAAATAGAGCTGTTTATTAAATGAAGAGAAATTAATTTAATTTCTCTTCATTTTTTATTGCAATTATTTAAAATGATGGTAAAATAGTTTCTTGTGACCGCAAAAGAAATGTTTTGAGACCGGCACAGCAAAATTAAAAAAGATGATATAAAGTATTGACTTTGTACTTCGAACTTGATATTATATAAAAGTCGTCAAAAACGACAAAAACA
It encodes the following:
- a CDS encoding Mrp/NBP35 family ATP-binding protein, producing MLTIEEVKALIGEVKDPIIDVPLKETDGIVDVTIKEEIEHVSVKVAMAQLGGQPQLNLQMAIVEVLKENGANTVGIRFEELPAEKVEAYRGSSDDQPQTIEGLLSKDNPVEFIAIASGKGGVGKSTVAVNLAVSLAREGKKVGLVDADIYGFSVPDMMGIDEKPGVQGKEIIPVERYGVKVISMAFFVEENAPVIWRGPMLGKMLTNFFTEVKWGELDYLILDLPPGTGDVALDVHTMLPSSKEIIVTTPHPTAAFVAARAGAMAKHTEHSILGVIENMSYFQSKETGNKEYVFGTGGGEKLAEELQTDVLGHLPLEQPSWNPKDFAPSIYQADDRLGEIYQSMAQKIIDKTTK